DNA sequence from the Staphylococcus epidermidis genome:
ACTTTGATTATAAATATTTGGCGAAAAATTTTACAACAAATGAATTTAACCAAGTGACTACACTTAAAGATTTTTATGAAATTTGGACTAAGAAAGAAAGTTATACAAAACTCATCGGTGAGGGATTGATGAATGGTTTAGACTGCTATGATGTGACGCAAAATTTGAGATTTTTAAAAAAACATGTCCAATTTACCTCAGTAGATTATTTTAAAAGACTCATTCAAATATGTCATATGAGTAAACATAGTTTGAACTTTGAAGTGGTGCCGCTCACACAATTATTATAATGGTGTAAATTTACAAAAGACGCTTAAGCGATATGAAAATCGTTTGAGTGTCTTTTTAAACTTTAAAGGTTGTACGATTGACTAATTGATATCGAGATGGTGCATATGTGTGTATTTAAAAGTTTAAATTTAAGTACATATTTTATTGTTATTTATATAGTTGTAAAAAGAAATTAATAATAGGTTAATATTCATTGTGTAAAATTGGTGTTGTTCTCATAAATTGTTAAATCATTCAACTAAAAGAGAGGAGTTTATTGATGAAAGCTTGGATTCAAAGAATTTTAGAAATTATCCCACGCGAAATTATTAATCTTTTCATTTAAGTCACAGTTATAAATGATATAAAAAAGATAGAGGTGCTTTAAACATGAAAAATAAAAAGAATTCATATAGCATTCGAAAGTTAAGTGTAGGTGCGTCTTCAATCATTGTTGCATCGATGTTATTTATTGGCGGAGGCTCAGTACATGCTGCTGAATCCAATCACCTTGAAAATCAAGAACAATCAGAAGTAAGTGCATCACATTCTATTGAGATGCAACACAAAAATCAAGAAACTCAACAAACTGAGAATAAAGATAATAAAACTAACCATTCAGAAACAATTGATAAGACTCCAACTATACATAACAATGGCTACTCATATCATGAGACACCTAGTACTGACGTTAAATCTAATGAAGACAAACAAATTGATAGTCAATCCAATCAACCTCAGACATCTATGCCAAATAATGATCAACAAAACCCTAAAAAAGTAGCGGAACATACAACGAAAAGTATAAATGCAAAAAAAGAAGAAACTAGAAAGAATGAAAATGCAAAGAGCCTAGTACAACCCCAACAAGATGATAAAACAACATCTGAACAAACAAAAATGAAAGAATCACGTGAACAGGAGATTACAAACGAGCAAAAGCAGTTACAAAGTAAAGATGTAAAAAATGCTCAACAAGAAAATCAAAATATAGACCAAGAAAAATCTCAAGAAAAAATTAAAGTCCAACAATCGAACATCGAAAAGGCTCAAAAATCTTCAAGAATAGATGGAAAATTAGATAATCAATACAATAAAGATGCAACGCAATCGGATGAGGGGACTGCATCTGAGAACGTTTCAGAACAGCATATAACAGCAAAAGATGGAGGTGTTACACGAAATAATCGTGGAGATAAACATTTAAATCAAGAAAAGCCAACAACATCATCAGATAAAGAACTTAAAGTGGATGACATAGACAAAGATCTTTCCACAAAAGAATCTCCTGAAAATGAAAAAGATGATTCTAGAAAAGGGATTAAAGCACTCACTAAAAACTCTCAGGCAACAACAAGAAATACTGCGACAACAGAGGCATCCAAAGAATTGAAGGATCAAACAAATAAAGTAGCATCACAAAAAGAATATAAAAATCATGATCCTATTATTCTTGTACACGGCTTTAATGGTTATGCATCAGGAACTGGTCCCGTTACAGGAAAAGGTAACTATTGGGGTGGTAACCGTCTCAAAATTATTCAAGATTATAGAGCTAAAGGTTATAACGTGATGGAAGCAAGTGTAAGTGCATTTGGCAGTAATTATGATAGAGCTGTAGAATTGTACTATTACATTAAAGGTGGACGTGTAGACTATGGTGCGGCACATGCGGCAAAATATGGACACGAGCGTTACGGAAAAACATACGCCGGCGCTTATAAGGATTGGAAGCCTGGTCAAAAAATTCATCTCATTGGGCATAGTATGGGTGGTCAAACAATTCGTTATCTTGAAGAGTTATTACGACATGGTAGTCCAGAAGAGGTAGAATACCAGAAACAACATGGTGGTGACATTTCTCCGTTATATAAAGGTGGACAAGATAATATGATATCGTCTATTACTACTATTGCCACACCACATAATGGCACCCATGCTGCAGATTTATTAGGTAATGAAGAAATTATTAGACAAGTAGCATATGACTATGCAAGGTCAAAAGGTAATAAATTATCTCATGTTGATGTTGGTTTAAGTCAATGGGGACTTAAACAAAGAGAAGACGAAACATTAGCTCAATATATTCAACGTGTGAAACAAAGTAAATTATGGACAACAAAAGATAATGGATTTTATGATTTAACTACTGAGGGTACAGATATCTTAAATCAAAAAACATCCTTAAACCCCAATATTGTTTACAAAACATATCAGGGTGAATCTACAAGACCAGGTCCAAATGGTACTCAAAAAGCAGATGTCAATATGAACATAGGCTATACATTAACTGCAAATACGATTGGTAAAGTAAAAGACAAAGCGTGGAGAGAAAACGATGGACTAGTGTCTGTCATCTCTGGGCAATATCCATTGAACCAAGCGCATACGTCTGCGACAGATCAAGTTCAAAAAGGAGTATGGCAAGTGACACCAGTTAAACATAATTGGGACCATGGTGACTTCGTTGGTACAGATACATCAGAAGTTCGTATCTCTAAAGAAGAATTAGAAGATTTCTGGGACAACATGTTTGAAGATATGGTACGTAATGAAAAAGTGACAGATAAACAATAATTAAATAAAGAAAAATCAAAGGCACCTTATCCGGTCGATAGAAATTGTGAGCGGATAGGGTGTTTTATATATGTATTACTAGAATCAATGATTATATTTAAATTGCTATGATTAGTGAAGTTATTGATATAGATAATTTAAGCAATATGATGATATTTATTAATACTTGATTTGAATATCAAATCAAGTATTAATAAGTAAATGTTAATAAAATTATGTTGAAACGCTTTCATAAAGGCATTATAATTAGTCTAGCTATAGAAAAAGGAATGATACGAATGAAAGCAAATAAGTATTTAATCTTTATTTTGGGAGCACTTGGTGGCTTATTATATGGTTATGATAATGGTGTGATTTCCGGTGCTTTATTATTTATACATAAAGACATACCTCTCAATAGTACAACTGAGGGTATCGTTGTGTCTTCAATGTTAATTGGCGCAATAGTCGGTGCGGGAAGCAGTGGGCCACTTGCTGATAAATTAGGTCGTCGACGTCTAGTAATGCTCATCGCTATTGTATTTATTATTGGGGCACTGATTCTTGCTGCATCAACCAATTTAGCATTATTAATTATTGGACGTTTAATTATTGGTTTAGCAGTGGGTGGTTCGATGTCTACGGTACCTGTTTATTTAAGTGAAATGGCACCGACAGAATATCGTGGCTCACTAGGTTCACTTAATCAACTAATGATTACAATTGGTATTTTAGCAGCATATTTAGTCAACTATGCATTTGCGGATATTGAGGGTTGGCGTTGGATGCTAGGATTAGCAGTTGTTCCATCGGTTATTTTACTTGTGGGTATTTATTTTATGCCTGAGAGTCCAAGATGGTTACTTGAAAATAGAAACGAAGAAGCCGCTCGTCAAGTGATGAAGATTACTTATGACGATAGCGAAATTGATAAAGAACTTAAAGAGATGAAAGAAATTAACGCTATCTCTGAATCTACATGGACAGTCATTAAATCACCATGGTTAGGTAGAATATTAATTGTAGGTTGTATATTTGCTATTTTCCAGCAATTTATTGGTATCAATGCAGTCATTTTCTATTCATCTTCAATCTTTGCTAAGGCTGGACTGGGTGAAGCGGCGTCTATATTAGGTTCAGTTGGTATAGGAACTATTAATGTTCTTGTAACAATAGTTGCCATTTTTGTAGTAGATAAGATTGATCGTAAAAAACTACTTGTTGGTGGTAATATTGGTATGATTGCCTCATTATTAATTATGGCAATCTTAATTTGGACAATTGGAATTGCTTCATCAGCGTGGATTATTATTGTTTGTTTATCATTATTTATTGTATTCTTTGGGATTTCTTGGGGACCTGTTCTATGGGTTATGCTACCTGAATTATTCCCGATGCGCGCACGTGGCGCTGCTACGGGCATTTCAGCGCTTGTGCTAAATATCGGAACGCTTATCGTGTCATTGTTCTTCCCAATATTAAGTGATGCATTAAGTACAGAATGGGTATTTTTAATCTTTGCATTCATAGGTGTTTTAGCGATGATTTTCGTAATTAAATTCTTACCAGAAACACGCGGACGTAGTTTAGAAGAAATAGAATATGAATTACGTGAACGTACAGGAGCAAGAACTGAATAATTACAATGTGAAGTACTTCAAATTTTCAATGTATAGTTGAAAATTTGGAGTATTTTTTAGTTCAAATATTTTTGTAGGAATGTCAACGTTTAGTACACTTGATAATAGGCACAAGAATAATAGTAATGATATATGAACGTTGGAGGTTGAAAATATGAAAAGTGCCCAAGCACTTGAACAGACTTTAACATCGTTAGACGGTCAAAAGTACGGTGCGTATAAGCAAATAAAAGACCTATACGAATTTAATTTATTTAAACTACGTATTGACCATATCCAAGCTGATCCATTTGCGCCACCATCTAAGATGAGTGTTGTTATAGATCGCCAACAAGCAAAATTTCCTGATTCTTTATTAAATTCTGAACTGAAACAACGGGCTGTGAGTGATTACTTAACGCGCGTGTTTCATAAGCAGATTCAATCAATAGTAGCCCAAGATAAAAAAGTAAGTAAAATTCAAATTGATAGTTGTGGCCAAGAAATCTTAGAGCGTACCGCAGTAGTAATTAAGAATCGTCAAATTGAGGCACGTATTGAAGTTGGATTACCAGCACGAGGACGTACCATATTAGGTAGAATAGCAAGACATACACTTATTAATGTATTACCTCAAATAGTAGAACATGCCTTATGTTATCGCAACATTAATGTTTCACAATTGGAACAACAAGTTGAATTAATGATAGATCAAGAGGAGATTAGACAACAGTTAGTAAAACGTGACCTTGTTGCATTTGTAGCAAATGGTGCTATTTTAC
Encoded proteins:
- the lip gene encoding YSIRK-targeted triacylglycerol lipase; its protein translation is MKNKKNSYSIRKLSVGASSIIVASMLFIGGGSVHAAESNHLENQEQSEVSASHSIEMQHKNQETQQTENKDNKTNHSETIDKTPTIHNNGYSYHETPSTDVKSNEDKQIDSQSNQPQTSMPNNDQQNPKKVAEHTTKSINAKKEETRKNENAKSLVQPQQDDKTTSEQTKMKESREQEITNEQKQLQSKDVKNAQQENQNIDQEKSQEKIKVQQSNIEKAQKSSRIDGKLDNQYNKDATQSDEGTASENVSEQHITAKDGGVTRNNRGDKHLNQEKPTTSSDKELKVDDIDKDLSTKESPENEKDDSRKGIKALTKNSQATTRNTATTEASKELKDQTNKVASQKEYKNHDPIILVHGFNGYASGTGPVTGKGNYWGGNRLKIIQDYRAKGYNVMEASVSAFGSNYDRAVELYYYIKGGRVDYGAAHAAKYGHERYGKTYAGAYKDWKPGQKIHLIGHSMGGQTIRYLEELLRHGSPEEVEYQKQHGGDISPLYKGGQDNMISSITTIATPHNGTHAADLLGNEEIIRQVAYDYARSKGNKLSHVDVGLSQWGLKQREDETLAQYIQRVKQSKLWTTKDNGFYDLTTEGTDILNQKTSLNPNIVYKTYQGESTRPGPNGTQKADVNMNIGYTLTANTIGKVKDKAWRENDGLVSVISGQYPLNQAHTSATDQVQKGVWQVTPVKHNWDHGDFVGTDTSEVRISKEELEDFWDNMFEDMVRNEKVTDKQ
- a CDS encoding sugar porter family MFS transporter, coding for MKANKYLIFILGALGGLLYGYDNGVISGALLFIHKDIPLNSTTEGIVVSSMLIGAIVGAGSSGPLADKLGRRRLVMLIAIVFIIGALILAASTNLALLIIGRLIIGLAVGGSMSTVPVYLSEMAPTEYRGSLGSLNQLMITIGILAAYLVNYAFADIEGWRWMLGLAVVPSVILLVGIYFMPESPRWLLENRNEEAARQVMKITYDDSEIDKELKEMKEINAISESTWTVIKSPWLGRILIVGCIFAIFQQFIGINAVIFYSSSIFAKAGLGEAASILGSVGIGTINVLVTIVAIFVVDKIDRKKLLVGGNIGMIASLLIMAILIWTIGIASSAWIIIVCLSLFIVFFGISWGPVLWVMLPELFPMRARGAATGISALVLNIGTLIVSLFFPILSDALSTEWVFLIFAFIGVLAMIFVIKFLPETRGRSLEEIEYELRERTGARTE